CGGATTCTTGCGCAACACTTCCCGGTCGTGACAGGTACCCGGCTCACTTTCGTCCGAATTGCACACCAGGTATTTCTGTACCGGTGCGGTTCGTGGCATGAAGCTCCACTTGAGACCGGTAGGGAACCCGGCACCACCGCGGCCGCGCAGACCGGACGCTTTGACTTCCTCGATAATCTGCTCAGGCGTCAGTTCGCCCGCCAGTACCTTGCGCCAGGTTTGGTAGCCATCGTGCTGCTCGTATGTAGCAAGCGACCATGACTGTTCCGAGCCAAAGGTTTTGAAGCAGACCAGATTTTGTTCGTACACCATCAGTCCAGCCCGTCCAGAATTTCGTCAACCTTCTCTACTGTCAGGTTTTCGTGGTATTTGTGATCCACCATCATCATGGGAGCGCCGCAGCAGGCCGCGAGACACTCTTCTTCACGCTTCAGGTATATACGACCATCGGCAGTACTCTCGCCGAGTTTGATGCCCAGCTTTTTCTCGGCATGGGCGACCAACTCTTCACCGCCTCGCAACATGCAGGAGACGTTGGTACAGATAGCGACGTTGTGGCGCCCGACCGGTTTGGTCTGGAACATGGAATAGAAAGACGCGACTTCGTAAACCTGGATGGGCGGCAAATCGAGGTAGTCGCCAACGGCGTCCATAATTTCCGTCGTCAAAAAGCCTTCATTTTCATGCTGTGCAGCATGCAAGGCCCCAATAACGGCTGAACGTTTGCGATCCTCTGGAAAGCGCGCTTTCCAGCGTTCAATCTCTTCACGCACTTGCGCCGACAGCACTTCCGAATTCTTCATCGGTCAATCTCACCAAAAACGATATCCTGGGTGCCTATGACAGCAACCACGTCAGCCAACATATGGCCCTCGACCATCTCGGACATGGCCGCGATGTGTGCAAAGCCTGGTGCCCTGACTTTCACTCGGTACGGCTTGTTGGCACCGTCAGAAATCATGTAAACGCCAAACTCACCTTTTGGCGCCTCAACCGCGGCGTAGGCCTCACCGGCCGGGACACAATACCCTTCGGTAAACAACTTGAAGTGATGAATCAATGACTCCATGTCATCCTTCATCTCCACACGCTTCGGCGCGACGACCTTGTGGTCGTCGACCATCACGGGGCCGGGATTGTTGCGCAGCCAGTCGACGCATTGTTTGATGATGCGATTGGACTGGCGCATCTCTTCAACCCGGACCAGATAGCGGTCGTAGCAATCGCCGTTCACGCCGACCGGGATGTCGAAGTCCATCTTGTCGTAAACCGCGTACGGTTGCTTCTTGCGAAGATCCCACTCGATACCTGAGCCGCGCAGCATCGGGCCCGTGAACCCCAACTGCAAGGCGCGTTCCGGACTCACCACGCCGATATTGACCGTGCGCTGCTTCCAGATGCGGTTGTCGGTCAGCAAGGTTTCGTATTGATCGACGCAAGCGGGAAACTTCTCGACGAATGCTTCAATAAAGTCGAGCAAGGAACCGTCGCGGGCCGCATTGAGCTGATCGACGTCCTTCTGTTTACGCCATTTGGACGCTTGATACTTTGGCATGCTGTCCGGCAAATCACGGTAGACACCGCCTGGTCGGTAATAAGTCGCATGCATACGTGTACCGGACACGGCTTCGTAACAGTCCATCAGGTCTTCGCGTTCACGGAAACAATAAAGGAACACGGTCATTGCACCGATATCCAGTCCGTGCGCACCCAGCCACATCAAGTGGTTCAGCATGCGGGTAATCTCATCGAACATGACCCGGATATACTGCGCACGCACCGGCGCCTGGATACCCAGCAATTTTTCGATCGCCTGCACATAACCGTGCTCGTTGCACATCATCGATACGTAGTCGAGACGATCCATATAACCGATGCTCTGGTTGTAGGGCTTCGACTCAGCCAGTTTCTCCGTACCGCGATGCAACAGCCCGACGTGCGGGTCAGCCTTCTGAATTACTTCGCCGTCCATCTCGAGCACAAGGCGCAAAACGCCGTGCGCAGCCGGATGCTGCGGGCCGAAGTTCATTGTGAAATTCTGGATCTCAGCCATCGGTCGCGACGTCCTTGATATCGGGGTTGTAACGGTTGTCGTCGCGGATCACTTTGGGCACCAAAGTTCGTGGTTCGATACTGACCGGCTGATACGCTACCCGGCCCTTTTCGGCGTCGTAGTGCACTTCGACATTGCCTGACAACGGAAAATCTTTGCGGAACGGATGACCAATGAACCCGTAGTCGGTAAGGACACGACGCAGATCAGGGTGGCCCTCGAAGAGAATGCCGTACATATCGAACGCTTCCCGCTCGAACCAGTTGGCAGAATTCCAGATATGAACGACCGACTTGATGACCGGCGGGTTGTTTTCGCCAGTAAACACCCGCAGCCGCAGCCGCGCATTGTTCTGGATCGACAACAAGTGATAGACGACGGCGAAACGCCGGGGTTCGAAGACATCCGACTCGTCGAGGATCACGGGCTCGCGCATAACCCCGCGGCTGAACCCTGAATCGGTAGCCTGCTCTGTCACCCACTCGGCCGTTCCGTAGGTCAGGTAGTCGACACCGCACACATCGATCAGTTGTTCAAAGCCGAACTCATCACGAATTGCCTCGGCAACTTCAAGCAACGCGTTGCGCTCAACTTCGTAGGTGAGTTCCCTGCAGGTGGACGGCACACGAACCACGTTGCTCGTAAAACGAGCATCGATCCGAGCCGCCAACGTCTCGTATTTGTCGTTCATTGTATTGATGTCTTACCGGGCAATCGTATTGGTACGGCGAATTTTTTTCTGCAGCTGAATCAGGCCGTACACCAGGGCCTCAGCTGTCGGCGGACAACCCGGCACGTACACATCGACGGGCACAACGCGATCACAACCGCGAACTACAGCGTAAGAATAATGGTAGTAACCGCCGCCATTGGCACAGGAACCCATGGACAATACCCAGCGCGGTTCCGGCATCTGGTCGTAAACTTTGCGCAAAGCCGGCGCCATCTTATTGACCAGTGTTCCGGCGACGATCATGACATCGGACTGCCGCGGGCTGGGGCGGAATATGATACCGAAACGGTCGAGATCGTAACGCGCAGCGCCGGCGTGCATCATCTCGACAGCGCAACAGGCGAGTCCGAAGGTCATCGGCCACAACGAGCCGGTGCGCGCCCAATTGACCACGTTGTCTACACTGGTAACGACAAAGCCCTTTTTCTGCAGGCTCTGCTCGGCACCGCCAGTAGCAGCGGCAGGAACGGGTTCCTTGACTGCGGTACTCAATCCCATTCAAGCGCCCCTTTCTTCCATTCGTACGCGAAGCCAACCACGAGAATCGCCAGGAATATCCCCATCGCGATCAAGCCGAATCCACCGACCGTATCCAGCGAAACCGCCCAGGGAAACAGGAACGCAATCTCGAGATCGAAAATAATAAAAAGGATGGCAACCAGGTAATAGCGCACATCGAACTTGGTTCGCGAATCCTCAAACGGTTCGAAGCCGCATTCGTAGGCCGACAGCTTTTCCGCGTCTTTCTCGCCACCGCCGAACAGAAAGCCGAGGGCAAGCAAAAGCACGCCAATGCCGGTTGCAACACCGAGAAAAATCAAAACAGGCAGGTAATTTTCAAGCATTGTTCTCGGCAGCCTGATGGCTGCTCCGTTCCCAGGTAATTAAGCCGCGGTATTGTATCAGCCTGTCGGAGGCTGTTAATACCCCTAACCCCGGTACGGCTAACACTTTTTCCTTACTTTTCGATTCAGAAACACTAATAGCCCGAAATAAACCAGAATCGCCCCGGCAAATTTAACAATCCCGCAAGCAGTGCACGTCCAGCTCAGCGCACGCGGCGACTGCATTCGCGCACGAAAGCCACAATTGAACCGCGCTTGGTAACGACCTGCGACTTTACTGACGGGCAACTCAACCGTGACTGCCATGGTTATCGCTGACCACCGCTCTCCAAAAAGCGTCTTACGCGCACTGGCGGCGGGCAAAAAAAAGAGCGATCTGCTGGTGCAAATCGCCCTTTTTTTCAATTGGTGCCGACGGCCGGACTCGAACCGGCACAGCTCTCGCTACTGCCCCCTCAAGACAGCGTGTCTACCAATTCCACCACGTCGGCTAGTTTCGTTAGTGTGCCTGACCCGCTACTCTGGATCGACTGCGTCGTCACTGCTCTCCAGCGACGGCATGTCCTCGGCCGCTTCATCGGCCGGATCCAGTGTCGGCAGCTCCGGCACTTCATCGGCCCCAGGTGCCGCTGCCTCGTCGACTATCGGCGCTGATTCGATAAGGCTGGTCGGCGCCTCGGCCCGCTGGCTGCTCATATAAGCCAGCGTAAGGCTGGTGGCAAAAAATGCCGTTGCCAGTACCGCCGTCATTCTTGAGAAGAAGCTGGAGGAACCGCGCGCTCCGAATACCGTGCCGGATGCGCCGCCGCCAAATGCAGCACCTGCATCGGCGCCTTTGCCGCGCTGAATCAATACCAGCACGATGATGAGTATCGCGATCAGCGTATGACCGATCAGGACGGCTGTTTGCAATGTAGTCATTGTTACCTCAATTACAGGCGCTTGCTGCTTCAGCAATCGCCAAAAAATCCGCCGGCTTCAGCGATGCACCGCCGATCAAGCCGCCGTCTATGTCCGGCATAGCGAACAGGCCGGCCGCATTGTCACCTTTGACACTGCCGCCGTACAAGATTTGCAGACGTTCTGCCACGCCCGCATCCTGCGCCGCAATAAGGCCCCGGATGTGCGCGTGCACTTCCTGCGCCTGCTGCGGGCTTGCCGTTTCACCTGTGCCTATCGCCCAAACAGGCTCGTAGGCCACCACAGCTCCGGCAAACGTTGATACGCCGGCCAACTCCAGTACCGCATTCAACTGCGCGTCAATCACCGCGTTAGTGCGGCCTGCCTCGCGATCCTGCAAGGTTTCGCCAACGCACAAAACGGGCGTCAGTCCCTGCGATATCGCAGCAACGTACTTGGCTGCCACGGTTTCGCTGGTCTCGCCCAGCAATGCCCGCCGCTCTGAATGGCCGACAATCACGTGGCTGCAACCTACGTCCTGCAGCATGGCCGCCGAGACTTCTCCCGTAAACGCGCCGGACTCGTGCTCCGACACATTCTGGCCA
The DNA window shown above is from Woeseia oceani and carries:
- the nuoE gene encoding NADH-quinone oxidoreductase subunit NuoE; the protein is MKNSEVLSAQVREEIERWKARFPEDRKRSAVIGALHAAQHENEGFLTTEIMDAVGDYLDLPPIQVYEVASFYSMFQTKPVGRHNVAICTNVSCMLRGGEELVAHAEKKLGIKLGESTADGRIYLKREEECLAACCGAPMMMVDHKYHENLTVEKVDEILDGLD
- a CDS encoding NADH-quinone oxidoreductase subunit D, which encodes MAEIQNFTMNFGPQHPAAHGVLRLVLEMDGEVIQKADPHVGLLHRGTEKLAESKPYNQSIGYMDRLDYVSMMCNEHGYVQAIEKLLGIQAPVRAQYIRVMFDEITRMLNHLMWLGAHGLDIGAMTVFLYCFREREDLMDCYEAVSGTRMHATYYRPGGVYRDLPDSMPKYQASKWRKQKDVDQLNAARDGSLLDFIEAFVEKFPACVDQYETLLTDNRIWKQRTVNIGVVSPERALQLGFTGPMLRGSGIEWDLRKKQPYAVYDKMDFDIPVGVNGDCYDRYLVRVEEMRQSNRIIKQCVDWLRNNPGPVMVDDHKVVAPKRVEMKDDMESLIHHFKLFTEGYCVPAGEAYAAVEAPKGEFGVYMISDGANKPYRVKVRAPGFAHIAAMSEMVEGHMLADVVAVIGTQDIVFGEIDR
- a CDS encoding NADH-quinone oxidoreductase subunit C, with the translated sequence MNDKYETLAARIDARFTSNVVRVPSTCRELTYEVERNALLEVAEAIRDEFGFEQLIDVCGVDYLTYGTAEWVTEQATDSGFSRGVMREPVILDESDVFEPRRFAVVYHLLSIQNNARLRLRVFTGENNPPVIKSVVHIWNSANWFEREAFDMYGILFEGHPDLRRVLTDYGFIGHPFRKDFPLSGNVEVHYDAEKGRVAYQPVSIEPRTLVPKVIRDDNRYNPDIKDVATDG
- a CDS encoding NuoB/complex I 20 kDa subunit family protein, whose translation is MGLSTAVKEPVPAAATGGAEQSLQKKGFVVTSVDNVVNWARTGSLWPMTFGLACCAVEMMHAGAARYDLDRFGIIFRPSPRQSDVMIVAGTLVNKMAPALRKVYDQMPEPRWVLSMGSCANGGGYYHYSYAVVRGCDRVVPVDVYVPGCPPTAEALVYGLIQLQKKIRRTNTIAR
- the ndhC gene encoding NADH-quinone oxidoreductase subunit A, with amino-acid sequence MLENYLPVLIFLGVATGIGVLLLALGFLFGGGEKDAEKLSAYECGFEPFEDSRTKFDVRYYLVAILFIIFDLEIAFLFPWAVSLDTVGGFGLIAMGIFLAILVVGFAYEWKKGALEWD
- the secG gene encoding preprotein translocase subunit SecG, which produces MTTLQTAVLIGHTLIAILIIVLVLIQRGKGADAGAAFGGGASGTVFGARGSSSFFSRMTAVLATAFFATSLTLAYMSSQRAEAPTSLIESAPIVDEAAAPGADEVPELPTLDPADEAAEDMPSLESSDDAVDPE
- the tpiA gene encoding triose-phosphate isomerase, which codes for MRNFLVAGNWKMNGSRAANAELLGAIRAGVEVGSSAKMLVCPPFPYLTETVAALTGSGIAVGGQNVSEHESGAFTGEVSAAMLQDVGCSHVIVGHSERRALLGETSETVAAKYVAAISQGLTPVLCVGETLQDREAGRTNAVIDAQLNAVLELAGVSTFAGAVVAYEPVWAIGTGETASPQQAQEVHAHIRGLIAAQDAGVAERLQILYGGSVKGDNAAGLFAMPDIDGGLIGGASLKPADFLAIAEAASACN